In the Theobroma cacao cultivar B97-61/B2 chromosome 1, Criollo_cocoa_genome_V2, whole genome shotgun sequence genome, one interval contains:
- the LOC18611445 gene encoding LOW QUALITY PROTEIN: UDP-glycosyltransferase 91A1 (The sequence of the model RefSeq protein was modified relative to this genomic sequence to represent the inferred CDS: inserted 1 base in 1 codon; deleted 5 bases in 4 codons) — translation MADCTKLHIAMFPWLAFGHMIPYLELAKLIAQKGHKISFISTPRNVDRLPKLPPNVASSIQFVKLPQPHVENLPENAEATIDLPYEKVSYLKIAFDGLQDSLAKFLVTSSADWLLFDFVPYWLPPLAHNLGIPNAYFTIFNAVSLNTVKPPSSFIDIQDDRKKPEDFTKPPKWVPFPSSVACRLFEILRIFDSIAGEXSHTSDLYRFGKAIERSDAIAVRSCWEFETEYLNLLKELHQKAVIPVGLLPPTAYNNGNHDDEIWKPIKEWLDKQQPGSVVYVAFGSEAKPSQEEVTEIALGLELSGLPFFWVLMTRRGVSDNESIELPDGFEERTVGRGVVCTSWGPQLKILAHDLVGGFLSHAGWGSVVEAIELERALILLTFLADQGLNARVMEEKKMGYVIPRNEDDGTFTRDSVAESLRLVMVEEEGKIYRAKAKEMKEIFGDWEKQECYIDQLLSFLVTNKNLIKGSRMEE, via the exons ATGGCTGATTGCACCAAGCTTCACATAGCCATGTTCCCATGGCTAGCCTTTGGTCACATGATCCCATACCTAGAACTTGCCAAGCTCATAGCCCAAAAGGGTCACAAAATCTCCTTCATATCCACCCCAAGAAACGTCGACCGTCTCCCGAAACTCCCTCCAAATGTAGCATCTTCAATACAATTTGTAAAACTCCCTCAGCCTCACGTTGAAAATCTTCCTGAGAACGCTGAGGCCACCATTGATCTTCCTTACGAAAAGGTCTCTTACTTGAAA ATAGCCTTCGATGGTCTTCAAGATTCCTTGGCAAAGTTTCTTGTAACATCATCCGCAGATTGGCTACTTTTCGATTTTGTTCCATACTGGCTACCTCCTTTAGCCCATAACCTCGGCATCCCTAACGCATACTTTACCATATTCAATGCGGTAAGTCTTAACACA GTTAAGCCGCCTTCTTCTTTCATTGATATTCAAGATGATCGTAAGAAACCAGAGGATTTCACCAAGCCACCCAAATGGGTTCCTTTTCCGTCCTCCGTAGCATGTCGGCTTTTCGAGATATTGAGAATCTTCGATTCTATAGCGGGAG GTTCCCACACCTCAGATCTCTACCGTTTTGGTAAAGCAATTGAACGCTCCGATGCAATAGCTGTAAGAAGCTGTTGGGAGTTTGAGACCGAGTACTTGAATCTTTTAAAGGAACTTCACCAGAAAGCTGTTATTCCAGTTGGTCTGCTTCCACCGACTGCTTATAATAATGGAAATCATGACGATGAAATCTGGAAACCAATAAAAGAATGGCTAGACAAGCAACAACCAGGGAGTGTGGTTTATGTTGCTTTTGGCAGCGAGGCGAAACCAAGTCAAGAAGAAGTGACTGAGATAGCTCTAGGA TTAGAGTTATCAGGGTTACCTTTCTTTTGGGTGCTAATGACTCGACGAGGGGTGTCAGATAATGAGTCCATTGAGTTACCAGATGGGTTCGAGGAGCGAACAGTAGGGCGTGGTGTGGTTTGCACGAGTTGGGGTCCTCAACTGAAGATTTTAGCTCATGACTTGGTCGGTGGATTCTTGAGTCACGCTGGGTGGGGCTCTGTTGTGGAGGCAATTGAGTTGGAA AGAGCTCTTATACTGTTGACGTTCTTGGCTGATCAAGGGTTAAATGCTAGAGTtatggaagagaaaaaaatgggtTATGTAATACCGAGGAATGAAGATGATGGAACGTTCACCAGAGACTCGGTGGCTGAGTCACTTAGGTTGGTGATGGTGGAGGAAGAGGGTAAAATTTACAGGGCCAAAGCCAAGGAAATGAAGGAGATATTTGGGGACTGGGAGAAACAAGAATGCTACATTGATCAATTACTGAGTTTCCTTGTCACCAATAAGAATCTAATCAAAGGCAGCAGAATGGAAGAATAA
- the LOC18611447 gene encoding UDP-glycosyltransferase 91A1 produces the protein MSGPICLKNLWLLATRNYIAVGPSCICVLTDYMINQPGSVALPDSSTSEKQKKKKPITVAGESKLHIAMFPWLAFGHMIPFLEFAKLVAEKGHKISFSSTPKNIDRLPKLPPHLASLIHFIKLPLPQINHLPQNAEATIDVPLDDVWYFKKAYDGLQQPMAQLLQSLSPDWLLLDFAAYWLPSIARSLNIPNAFFSIVTAACLGYLGPPSFLMHGDEDHKKPEDYAVLPKWVTFPSTVRLKLYEVLKIYNGITGDKTNTSDFYRFGATLKDCDMVAVRSCMELEPEWLKLLEQLYEKPVIPVGELPTTDYNNSEETEGWKSMKEWLDKQEKGSVVYIAFGSEAKPSQEELNEIAQGLEFSGLPFLWVLRKSRGSTDAEPIKLPEGFEERTKERGVVLTTWAPQLKILAHDSIGGFLTHTGWSSVVEALQFQRPLILFTFLADQGINARLLEEKKIGYSIPRKEQDGSFTRNSVAESLRLVVVEDEGKIYRDKAKEMKRVFGDRDKQNWYLDNFLGYLENHRRLKNPEVDGIDQN, from the coding sequence ATGAGTGGGCCAATTTGTCTCAAAAACTTGTGGTTATTAGCAACAAGAAACTACATTGCTGTGGGCCCCTCTTGTATCTGTGTTTTAACCGATTATATGATAAATCAACCTGGTTCAGTTGCCCTTCCTGACTCGAGCACAagtgaaaaacaaaagaaaaagaagcccATAACAGTGGCAGGTGAGAGTAAGCTTCACATAGCTATGTTTCCATGGCTGGCCTTCGGTCACATGATCCCATTCTTAGAATTTGCCAAGCTCGTAGCTGAAAAGGGTCATAAAATTTCCTTCAGTTCTACCCCAAAAAACATCGATCGTCTCCCAAAACTCCCTCCCCATTTGGCTTCTCTAATCCATTTTATCAAACTCCCACTACCCCAAATCAACCATCTCCCACAAAACGCAGAAGCAACCATAGATGTTCCTTTAGACGACGTTTGGTACTTCAAAAAGGCCTATGATGGTCTCCAACAACCCATGGCTCAGCTACTTCAATCTTTGTCTCCTGATTGGCTTCTTTTAGATTTTGCTGCTTATTGGCTACCAAGTATAGCTCGTAGTCTCAACATTCCTAACGCATTCTTCAGCATAGTCACCGCAGCTTGCCTTGGCTACCTTGGACCACCGTCGTTTCTTATGCATGGCGACGAGGATCACAAAAAACCTGAAGATTATGCGGTTTTGCCCAAGTGGGTTACTTTTCCTTCAACGGTGAGGTTGAAGCTTTATGAAGTCTTGAAGATCTATAACGGAATAACTGGCGACAAAACCAACACTTCAGACTTCTATCGTTTTGGTGCGACCTTAAAAGATTGTGATATGGTGGCTGTAAGGAGTTGCATGGAGTTAGAACCTGAGTGGTTAAAACTCTTAGAGCAACTTTATGAGAAACCTGTTATCCCAGTTGGTGAACTTCCCACGACGGATTACAATAACAGCGAGGAAACTGAGGGTTGGAAGTCAATGAAAGAGTGGCTAGACAAGCAAGAGAAAGGATCTGTTGTATATATTGCTTTTGGAAGTGAAGCAAAACCGAGCCAAGAAGAACTGAATGAGATAGCTCAAGGGTTAGAGTTTTCAGGGTTGCCTTTCCTTTGGGTGCTAAGGAAGAGTCGCGGATCAACTGATGCTGAACCCATCAAGTTACCAGAAGGGTTCGAGGAGCGAACTAAAGAGCGTGGTGTGGTTCTCACGACTTGGGCACCTCAGCTCAAGATTTTAGCTCATGACTCGATCGGTGGGTTCTTGACTCACACAGGGTGGAGCTCAGTGGTAGAGGCACTTCAATTTCAGAGACCTCTTATATTGTTTACCTTCCTCGCTGATCAAGGGATCAATGCCCGCTTATTGGAGGAGAAGAAGATTGGGTATTCGATTCCGAGGAAGGAGCAAGACGGATCTTTTACTAGGAATAGTGTGGCTGAGTCATTGAGGTTGGTAGTGGTGGAGGACGAAGGGAAGATTTACAGGGACAAAgcaaaggaaatgaaaagggTCTTTGGCGACAGGGACAAACAAAACTGGTACCTGGATAATTTCTTGGGTTACCTTGAAAATCACAGGCGTCTCAAGAACCCCGAAGTCGATGGCAttgatcaaaattaa